Sequence from the Pectobacterium brasiliense genome:
ATGCCAGGGCAGGCGTCTTCTCAAACGCCGACGTCGCCCCAGACATTGAGTGCTCCTCCGATTTCCGGTACGCCGACGGATGCACAGATTCAACCGCCGGTGGCAGGCCAGCAGCGTATTGAGCTGCCGGGCAATATCACCGATGCGCTGTCGCAACAGCAAGGGCGCGTGAGCGAATTCTCTCAGGGTGCGGCAGGAAACTCGACGCTGCCAACGGCACCTGCGACGGTTGCTCCGACCGGGAAAACGCCTGCGACCTCATCCGCTAAAAATACGCACAACACGACGCCTGCACATGCTAACAACGCTAAGCCTGCTGCGAACAGTGCGCCAAAAGCGCCAGTCGCAAGCAAACCCGCAGCTAACGCAAAAGCGGCGCCTGCTGCGGCCGGGCAGAACGTTTCCGTACAGAATGCGCCCGCCAGCAGTTTTACGTTGCAACTGAGCAGCGCATCACGCTCGGATACGCTGAAAGCCTACGCAAAACAACATAATCTCGCCCATTCGTGGGTGTATGAAACGAAACGAGACGGAAAATCCTGGTATGTGTTAGTGACCGGAGTCTATGCTTCTTCTGCGGAGGCGAAACAGGCAATTGCCGCGTTGCCCGCAGAGGTACAAGCGAAAAAACCATGGGTTAAGCCGATCCGCCAGGTGAAGCAGGACTTGAATAAGTAACACCAATTTTAGCCCTGATGTGCTGTCTGACACAGAGTACAATCCGCGGCTCTGAAACGTATGAGTAACTAACGACGGCATGAAGAAGAACCGCGCTTTTTTAAAATGGGCTGGTGGTAAATATCCGCTGGTAGAAGAAATTCGTCGCTATTTACCCGCAGGAGACTGTCTCATTGAGCCCTTTGTTGGCGCGGGTTCCGTGTTTCTGAATACGGAATACGATCGCTACATACTGGCTGATATTAATAGCGACCTGATTAATCTCTACAATATCGTTAAATCGAATGCAGATGACTTTGTTACCGACGCCCGTAAACTTTTTACGGATGAGGTCAACACGTCAGAGACGTTTTATCTGCTGCGTGACGAATTTAACCTTTGCAGCGATGCCTATCGGCGCGCGCTGCTGTTTCTCTATTTGAATCGCCACTGCTATAACGGCCTGTGCCGTTACAACATGCGCGGTGAATTCAATGTTCCTTTCGGGCGCTACAAGAAGCCCTATTTTCCTGAAGAAGAAATTCGCTGGTTCGCCTTCAAAGCGCAAAATGCCACTTTCGTCTGTGAGCATTATCAGGACACGCTGGAAAAAGCAGAGAAGGGATCGGTCATTTATTGCGATCCGCCTTATGCGCCGCTGTCTGCGACCGCGAATTTTACGGCCTATCACACCAATAATTTCAGTCGTGCCGACCAGCAGAGTTTGGCGCAATTGGCGCGCCGTTTATCAGCAGAAAGCCAGATTCCGGTACTGATTTCCAATCATGACACGTTACTGACTCGTGAGTGGTATCAGGAAGCGGTGCTTTATGTTGTTAAAGCGCGCAGAACGATTAGCCGTAATATTTTAGGGCGTAGTAAAGTAAACGAGTTATTAGCCCTATATCGGTAATACCGTTTGGGGTAAACAGAGCGCGGTGAATCGGCTAATGCTGTCTGAGAAGCGTCATTAGCCGGGAATAGGTTACCCGCAGGCATTCAGACTTTACCGTTTGGAGAAATGAATGAAACCGTTTTTAATCGCGCCGTCCATTCTGTCGGCTGATTTTGCCCGTCTTGGTGAAGATACCGCTAACGTATTGGCTGCCGGGGCGGATGTGGTCCATTTTGATGTCATGGATAACCACTATGTGCCAAATTTGACGATTGGCCCGCTGGTCCTGAAATCCCTGCGCGATTACGGCATTACCGCGCCGATTGACGTCCACCTGATGGTGAAACCGGTCGATCGTATCATCCCAGATTTCGCCAATGCGGGAGCCAGTTTC
This genomic interval carries:
- a CDS encoding SPOR domain-containing protein, which encodes MDEFKPEDELKPDTSDRRPTRQQKSSNFAVPKIALSRQHLMIGIGIVVLVLLIVGIGSALQAPSQPQTSQTQNQASGERNIDLSSSSSMTQNTQPSSPSESPAAVSGEASHGQMPGQASSQTPTSPQTLSAPPISGTPTDAQIQPPVAGQQRIELPGNITDALSQQQGRVSEFSQGAAGNSTLPTAPATVAPTGKTPATSSAKNTHNTTPAHANNAKPAANSAPKAPVASKPAANAKAAPAAAGQNVSVQNAPASSFTLQLSSASRSDTLKAYAKQHNLAHSWVYETKRDGKSWYVLVTGVYASSAEAKQAIAALPAEVQAKKPWVKPIRQVKQDLNK
- the dam gene encoding adenine-specific DNA-methyltransferase is translated as MKKNRAFLKWAGGKYPLVEEIRRYLPAGDCLIEPFVGAGSVFLNTEYDRYILADINSDLINLYNIVKSNADDFVTDARKLFTDEVNTSETFYLLRDEFNLCSDAYRRALLFLYLNRHCYNGLCRYNMRGEFNVPFGRYKKPYFPEEEIRWFAFKAQNATFVCEHYQDTLEKAEKGSVIYCDPPYAPLSATANFTAYHTNNFSRADQQSLAQLARRLSAESQIPVLISNHDTLLTREWYQEAVLYVVKARRTISRNILGRSKVNELLALYR